In Synergistaceae bacterium, one genomic interval encodes:
- a CDS encoding NCS2 family permease has translation MSLFRIRESGSTFITEVLAGITTFVTMSYIIFVNPGILSSTGMDFDALVVVTCLASALGTFCMAVFANYPIALAPGMGLNAFFAFGVVLNMKINGAPVTWQMALAAVFIEGAIFAVLTLTSIREQIMNSIPKSLKIGISAGIGLFIAFIGLQSAGIIVKNDATLVGLGHLSENMPMVLSLLGLLIMAVLTAWNVKGALLIGIIAVTGIAAAMGLVELPNEFVSEPPSIMPLVGQLDFSLIKSPEFWVVVFTFFFVDFFDTLGTLVGVCNRSGLLDENGNLPRAKGALMADAVATMAGAAMGTSTVTSYVESSSGVAQGGRTGLTAIVTALLFVAAIFFTPLVKIVPGYATAPALIIVGVYMMMSLRDLNFDDWTELIPSIVGFFMMPFAYSIATGIEFAIVLYVAIKLLTGKMKDISFLMVALSALFIAKELLV, from the coding sequence ATGTCATTATTCAGGATACGCGAGAGCGGAAGCACATTCATTACAGAAGTCCTTGCGGGAATAACCACATTCGTAACAATGTCGTATATCATATTCGTGAACCCCGGAATCCTCAGCAGCACGGGAATGGATTTCGACGCACTCGTTGTTGTAACCTGCCTTGCGTCGGCACTGGGTACATTCTGCATGGCAGTATTCGCCAACTACCCTATAGCCCTCGCTCCGGGAATGGGATTAAACGCATTTTTCGCGTTCGGCGTTGTCCTCAACATGAAAATCAACGGTGCGCCCGTAACATGGCAGATGGCTCTTGCGGCGGTGTTTATCGAGGGAGCAATTTTCGCGGTGCTGACACTGACCTCAATTCGCGAGCAGATAATGAACTCCATACCCAAATCCCTCAAGATAGGAATCTCCGCCGGAATAGGACTCTTCATTGCGTTCATTGGCCTACAGTCAGCCGGAATAATCGTCAAGAATGACGCAACATTAGTCGGACTCGGACATTTGAGCGAGAATATGCCCATGGTGCTGTCTCTACTCGGCCTGCTGATTATGGCGGTGCTTACGGCGTGGAACGTGAAAGGCGCACTCCTCATCGGGATAATTGCTGTTACTGGAATCGCCGCGGCAATGGGACTCGTTGAGCTGCCCAACGAATTTGTGTCAGAGCCTCCGTCAATAATGCCTCTTGTGGGACAGCTTGATTTCTCCCTCATAAAGTCCCCTGAGTTCTGGGTTGTCGTGTTCACATTTTTCTTTGTTGACTTCTTTGACACTCTCGGAACTCTCGTAGGAGTCTGCAACCGCTCCGGGCTTCTTGACGAGAACGGAAACCTTCCGCGGGCAAAAGGTGCGCTGATGGCTGATGCAGTCGCGACAATGGCGGGCGCGGCTATGGGTACGTCAACCGTAACAAGCTACGTTGAGTCATCATCAGGAGTCGCCCAAGGCGGCCGGACAGGATTAACCGCAATTGTAACAGCCCTGCTTTTTGTCGCTGCGATATTCTTCACGCCGCTTGTGAAGATCGTCCCCGGCTACGCTACAGCCCCCGCGCTGATTATCGTAGGCGTGTACATGATGATGAGTCTGCGAGACCTGAATTTTGACGACTGGACAGAATTAATCCCGTCAATCGTGGGATTCTTCATGATGCCTTTCGCGTATAGCATTGCTACGGGAATCGAGTTCGCCATAGTCCTTTACGTCGCAATAAAACTGCTGACAGGAAAAATGAAGGATATATCATTCCTGATGGTCGCACTTTCTGCCCTGTTCATAGCAAAAGAATTACTCGTATAA
- a CDS encoding precorrin-2 C(20)-methyltransferase: MTNLTIAGVGPGNPELVTLEALREAEISDVIIAPRSRREIPGIAEGIMSHHFPERIITPVYFPMTKDESRRDKIIRQQAESMKENLEGRRIFFPVIGDSVLYSTGAYFLDALREFMTVRVKFVPGISAHSLAASCAKRFLAMSDEILAIIPGTASPEKISAAIRHSDSIAIYKPSAIHDIRALIAGENFGTVIRVDHAGNPERERIHEGLAALDDIDEYLSVILLHR, encoded by the coding sequence ATGACAAACCTGACTATAGCCGGAGTCGGTCCGGGGAATCCTGAGCTTGTTACGCTTGAGGCACTCCGCGAGGCTGAAATCTCCGATGTGATTATCGCTCCGCGTTCGCGCAGGGAAATCCCCGGAATCGCCGAGGGGATTATGTCTCATCATTTCCCGGAAAGAATCATAACCCCGGTATATTTTCCCATGACGAAAGACGAGAGTCGCCGCGACAAAATCATACGTCAGCAAGCCGAGTCCATGAAGGAAAATTTAGAGGGCAGGAGGATATTTTTCCCCGTAATCGGAGACTCGGTATTATATTCGACAGGGGCATACTTTCTTGACGCATTGAGGGAGTTTATGACGGTCAGAGTGAAATTTGTCCCGGGAATTTCGGCTCATTCTCTCGCGGCCTCGTGCGCCAAAAGATTCCTGGCCATGTCCGACGAAATACTAGCCATAATACCCGGCACAGCTTCACCCGAAAAAATCAGCGCGGCAATCCGTCATTCAGACTCAATAGCAATCTATAAGCCGTCAGCAATTCACGACATACGCGCCCTCATTGCGGGCGAAAATTTCGGGACAGTAATACGTGTTGACCATGCTGGGAATCCTGAGCGCGAGAGGATACACGAGGGATTAGCGGCACTTGATGATATTGATGAATATTTGTCGGTGATACTTCTGCACAGATGA
- a CDS encoding glutamine synthetase III, giving the protein MPEKEYKTVHEIFGSMLFDRRVMREKLNPDIFAQVIDAMEGRQHLSAEAADIVANAMKDWAIAKGATHWSHWFQPQTELTAEKHLAFTVSDTDGNPIETFRGHNLSQGEPDASSFPSAGTRSTFEARGYSAWDISSPAFIVKTPKGGTLFIPSVFLSFDGTPLDLKTPLLRALDAVEGRAFKLLRTLGQRGIRYVKMTVGAEQEYFLLDRPRAQLRPDIRFCGRTLIGAQPAKDQKLDHHYMGAIHGRVLRYMEDVERDLARLGVSVMTRHNEVARCQFEFAHLYSDANRACDQNQILMETMRKLARQHELRLLFHEKPFAGMNGSGKHTNISLVDSEGRNLLKPSNSHRRNVVFLAFLSAVVLGVSKFHSLLQASVATAGNLFRLGGHEAPPSIISVYLGSALTDLIRRLDNADVSLPEKGVMDLGLAKLPDIIPFDSDRNRTSPVAFTGDKFEFRAPGASQSIALPVTMFASLWAWGIDQVTAMTEARIAEGKDPIDAVLEAAKEAFRMGGNVLFEGDAYSAEWQSEARQRGLVEAETMPDRIDLFMKPENKEMLESLGVYRAHELENLRAVRMESFATGLEVEAAVLYDMLWEGVLPAISKQLTLERESMLYFENVDFGDMTPWRDYVGGLGRAKNALIRDANHLYELKGRLAGMNARERSDFLTGTIIPLMDEIRAKCDMAELTIAADIWPYPIYRNLLSLSA; this is encoded by the coding sequence ATGCCGGAAAAAGAGTACAAGACGGTGCATGAGATATTCGGCTCAATGCTATTTGACAGGCGCGTGATGAGGGAAAAGCTCAATCCTGATATTTTCGCGCAGGTCATTGACGCTATGGAGGGCCGCCAGCACTTATCCGCAGAGGCCGCAGACATTGTAGCAAACGCTATGAAAGACTGGGCAATCGCCAAAGGCGCGACTCACTGGTCTCACTGGTTCCAGCCTCAGACAGAATTAACCGCCGAGAAGCATTTAGCCTTCACCGTTTCTGACACGGACGGAAATCCTATCGAGACATTCAGGGGGCATAACCTCTCACAGGGTGAGCCGGACGCGTCATCGTTCCCCTCAGCCGGGACGCGCTCAACGTTCGAGGCTCGCGGCTATTCCGCGTGGGACATTTCGAGTCCTGCGTTCATCGTGAAGACTCCCAAGGGCGGGACTCTCTTCATTCCGTCTGTATTTCTCTCGTTTGACGGAACGCCGTTAGACCTGAAAACGCCGTTATTGCGCGCTCTTGACGCTGTGGAGGGCAGAGCGTTCAAACTTCTGCGGACACTGGGACAGAGGGGAATACGCTACGTGAAAATGACAGTCGGGGCGGAGCAGGAGTATTTCCTTCTTGACAGACCGCGGGCGCAGCTGAGGCCGGATATACGTTTCTGCGGAAGGACGTTAATCGGCGCACAGCCTGCGAAAGATCAGAAGTTAGACCATCACTATATGGGCGCGATTCATGGCCGTGTACTGCGCTACATGGAGGACGTAGAGAGGGATTTAGCCCGGCTCGGCGTTTCCGTCATGACACGGCACAATGAGGTTGCCCGGTGTCAGTTTGAGTTCGCACACCTTTATTCAGACGCTAACAGAGCCTGCGACCAGAATCAAATCTTGATGGAAACTATGAGGAAATTAGCCCGTCAGCATGAATTGCGCTTATTGTTCCATGAGAAGCCTTTTGCGGGCATGAACGGAAGCGGAAAGCACACGAACATTTCGCTTGTCGACAGCGAGGGGCGCAACCTCCTCAAGCCGTCAAACTCTCACCGTCGGAATGTAGTCTTTCTTGCGTTCCTGTCGGCTGTAGTGCTGGGAGTGTCGAAATTCCACAGCTTATTGCAGGCTTCAGTCGCCACAGCCGGAAATCTCTTCAGGCTCGGCGGACATGAGGCACCCCCGTCAATCATAAGCGTGTATCTCGGCTCCGCCCTCACGGACTTAATACGCAGGCTCGATAATGCTGATGTCTCACTGCCGGAAAAAGGAGTCATGGATCTGGGACTGGCGAAACTTCCTGACATTATCCCGTTCGACTCAGACAGGAACAGGACGAGTCCCGTAGCGTTTACGGGCGACAAATTCGAGTTCCGCGCCCCCGGTGCAAGCCAGAGCATAGCACTTCCCGTTACGATGTTCGCGTCTCTCTGGGCATGGGGAATAGACCAGGTTACGGCCATGACGGAGGCACGAATCGCAGAGGGAAAAGATCCCATTGACGCGGTACTTGAGGCGGCAAAAGAAGCGTTCAGGATGGGCGGAAATGTCCTGTTTGAGGGCGACGCATATTCGGCGGAATGGCAGAGCGAGGCCAGGCAGCGCGGACTTGTTGAGGCTGAGACTATGCCCGACAGAATAGACTTGTTCATGAAGCCGGAGAACAAAGAGATGTTAGAGTCTCTCGGAGTTTACCGGGCGCATGAGCTTGAGAATCTACGGGCGGTGAGGATGGAAAGTTTTGCCACAGGGCTTGAGGTTGAAGCGGCTGTGCTTTATGACATGCTGTGGGAAGGAGTTTTGCCGGCAATCTCAAAGCAGCTCACGTTAGAGCGCGAGTCAATGCTGTATTTCGAGAATGTCGATTTCGGCGACATGACCCCGTGGCGCGATTATGTCGGCGGACTCGGACGGGCGAAAAATGCGCTCATCCGGGACGCGAATCACCTGTACGAGCTGAAAGGCCGACTCGCCGGAATGAATGCCCGCGAGCGTTCTGACTTCCTCACAGGGACAATCATTCCCCTTATGGATGAGATACGCGCAAAATGCGACATGGCCGAGCTGACTATAGCGGCTGACATTTGGCCGTACCCGATTTACAGGAATCTTCTTTCACTGTCGGCGTAA
- a CDS encoding cation:proton antiporter, which produces MTLLLSTAFALSAGLLMTRVFKYTVGRRGIMFPDVTAFLVAGVIVGPYALGKFGIGFGSPSELSSVNILSSIALGFIAFDIGSEFRAASLKEMGKSALFIGIFQAVAATVFVDGALILLSVKLGADVLPLPAAVTLGAIASATAPAATLMVVRQFKAKGPVTDLLLPIVALDDAAGLVIFAVSIGIAQAMTGGALNLVSVVINPIVEIICSVVLGSLMGYVLTMLEKLFFSNSNRLSMTISFVLMTIALSSREMYIGQVRIAFSSLLVCMTLGTVFCNMCEYSGDIMARSQRWSAPLYAVFFVLSGARLELSVLADSGVMLVGMVYILVRCAGKYYGARLSSTMMKCSENVKKYLGITLFPQAGVALGMVVSAQSLGGEIGGLIRNIVLFSVLVYEIAGPMLTRMALTAAGEIEQKQPEHVNRARFQKK; this is translated from the coding sequence TTGACATTACTACTCAGCACCGCTTTTGCATTGTCAGCCGGGCTTCTCATGACACGCGTATTCAAATACACGGTCGGCAGAAGGGGAATAATGTTCCCGGATGTTACAGCGTTCCTTGTAGCGGGGGTTATTGTCGGGCCTTACGCGCTCGGAAAATTCGGTATCGGTTTCGGCTCACCGTCAGAATTATCATCAGTCAATATACTTTCAAGCATTGCGCTGGGATTTATCGCGTTCGACATCGGCAGCGAATTTCGTGCGGCAAGCCTCAAAGAAATGGGAAAGTCAGCACTCTTCATCGGAATATTTCAGGCTGTTGCGGCGACAGTTTTTGTTGACGGGGCATTAATCCTCCTGAGCGTGAAACTTGGCGCGGACGTTCTCCCGCTTCCTGCGGCTGTAACTTTAGGGGCTATTGCGTCTGCCACTGCTCCTGCGGCGACCCTGATGGTAGTCAGACAGTTCAAGGCAAAAGGCCCTGTAACGGATTTGCTACTTCCGATTGTCGCGCTTGATGACGCTGCGGGGCTTGTGATTTTCGCCGTCTCTATAGGAATCGCGCAGGCCATGACGGGCGGGGCATTGAATCTCGTCTCAGTCGTAATAAATCCCATTGTTGAAATAATATGCTCTGTCGTTCTCGGCTCATTGATGGGATATGTTCTTACCATGCTGGAAAAATTGTTCTTCTCCAATTCCAACAGGTTATCCATGACAATATCATTTGTGCTTATGACGATAGCCCTATCATCGCGGGAAATGTACATAGGGCAGGTGAGAATAGCTTTCTCGTCCCTGCTTGTGTGCATGACGCTGGGAACAGTTTTCTGCAACATGTGCGAATATTCCGGGGACATAATGGCGCGTTCACAGAGATGGTCGGCACCTCTTTACGCGGTGTTCTTTGTGCTTTCCGGGGCGAGGCTTGAGCTTTCTGTTCTTGCTGACAGCGGGGTGATGCTCGTGGGAATGGTGTATATCCTCGTGAGGTGCGCGGGGAAATATTACGGTGCGCGTTTAAGCTCTACGATGATGAAATGTTCTGAGAATGTGAAAAAGTATCTCGGCATAACTTTATTCCCGCAGGCTGGAGTTGCTCTCGGAATGGTGGTATCGGCGCAGAGTCTCGGCGGTGAGATCGGCGGGCTGATTCGGAATATAGTCCTGTTCAGCGTGTTAGTGTATGAGATTGCCGGGCCTATGCTGACGAGAATGGCATTGACGGCGGCGGGCGAGATTGAGCAGAAACAGCCGGAGCATGTGAACCGGGCGAGATTCCAGAAGAAATAG
- the tig gene encoding trigger factor — protein sequence MRTELLGQEKNIVRIKAEIEAADFTKALNKTIAELSQQGNFPGFRKGHAPRRIVEMRFGREALYNEAIEKLMGGELQQIVTDYELDLIDTPTLNVTEKIEEGKPVVCELTFEVKPEVTLPEIDGMEIEKVVTEVGDAEVDQLAKRIRVQLADIKEADRAIQDGDLVDMDLTIRVLNPDGTEAQEQPKPVTTREKINLADETVRKEVREALIGKTKGEEVTAVFDVEEGHADRALAGKHVSYKMKVDTVSEYILPEVNEEFYRNVFGQDTDIKDEAAYRERLRQDIIGEVTQENQSDLMNRAIDLIASKSAVELPDKFIARQIVSMRQEDANWAQSNGIDLNTAFGIGTEEGRKGYEALLKSRAETAVKTALVIEELAKKYDIHIEQEDLEAEFARRAEQLHVSKGFVAKYFYENKNQLDRLTDQMRWDKTAEAALSHMAVKEVKELSKPEEKTESQNQGE from the coding sequence ATGAGAACAGAATTGCTGGGGCAGGAGAAAAATATCGTCAGAATCAAAGCCGAAATAGAAGCCGCCGATTTCACCAAAGCACTCAACAAGACAATCGCAGAATTATCACAGCAGGGAAATTTTCCCGGCTTCAGGAAAGGACACGCACCCCGCAGGATAGTCGAAATGCGTTTCGGGCGCGAGGCACTCTACAATGAGGCAATCGAGAAACTTATGGGCGGGGAATTACAGCAGATTGTAACCGACTACGAGCTTGATTTAATCGATACACCGACTCTCAATGTAACCGAGAAAATCGAGGAAGGAAAGCCCGTTGTCTGTGAGCTTACATTCGAGGTCAAGCCGGAAGTTACCCTGCCGGAAATTGACGGGATGGAAATCGAGAAAGTTGTTACTGAAGTCGGAGATGCTGAAGTTGACCAGCTCGCCAAAAGAATCCGCGTACAGCTCGCCGACATCAAAGAGGCTGACAGAGCCATTCAGGACGGCGATTTAGTCGACATGGATTTGACGATAAGAGTCCTCAATCCCGACGGCACAGAAGCGCAAGAGCAGCCCAAGCCCGTAACAACCCGCGAGAAAATCAACCTTGCAGACGAGACCGTGCGGAAAGAAGTGCGCGAGGCTCTCATCGGGAAAACGAAAGGCGAGGAAGTTACAGCGGTGTTTGACGTTGAGGAAGGACACGCGGACAGAGCATTAGCGGGGAAACATGTCAGCTACAAAATGAAGGTTGACACAGTTTCAGAATACATTTTGCCGGAAGTGAACGAGGAATTTTACCGCAATGTTTTCGGGCAGGACACTGACATAAAGGACGAGGCCGCATACCGCGAAAGGCTCAGGCAGGACATAATCGGCGAGGTTACGCAGGAAAATCAGTCCGACCTTATGAACCGCGCTATAGACCTCATCGCGTCAAAGTCAGCCGTAGAATTGCCCGACAAATTCATAGCCCGGCAGATAGTCTCTATGAGGCAGGAAGACGCAAACTGGGCGCAGTCGAACGGGATAGACCTTAATACGGCGTTCGGGATTGGGACGGAGGAAGGCCGCAAAGGGTATGAGGCTCTCCTCAAATCACGCGCAGAGACAGCAGTGAAGACAGCCCTTGTCATCGAGGAATTAGCCAAGAAGTATGACATCCACATAGAGCAGGAAGACTTAGAGGCCGAATTTGCCCGCCGTGCTGAACAGCTCCATGTGTCAAAAGGATTCGTGGCAAAATATTTCTACGAGAACAAGAATCAGCTTGACCGACTCACGGATCAAATGAGATGGGACAAGACAGCGGAAGCAGCACTCTCACACATGGCCGTGAAGGAAGTCAAAGAACTCTCAAAGCCTGAAGAGAAAACAGAGAGTCAGAATCAGGGAGAATAA
- the ade gene encoding adenine deaminase, whose amino-acid sequence MIMNRLAAAARGDIPADIVIHNARIANIFTQEYESADIAIYSGKIAGIGHNYSGHVKFDAEGRAVIPGMIDGHIHIEDTMMTPPAFAQTAALHGTSTVMADPHEISNALGMSGLEYMFRASQGLPVDIFYGAPSCVPASEFETPYEELDMAAVKSMFDRNMTQHLGEMMNYPAVIAGDSEAWGKIMAAGNVPLTGHAPGVTGKALCAYMSSGIDSDHECTTLDEAREKLSRGMWLMIREGASFLDLKTLLPLVKENPLNAARCMAVSDDITARYLLERGHMDEKMRIMIGEGLNPFVALRMVTLSPAEYFRLHDRGIIAPGKIADFAVLDAEEMTPDFRIHSVWKNGRQAVRDDDVFSVSESEHLAPAIRVKVTKVPTAEQIRVKAEGRAINVIGVTEGTVITRTLTLPAKIEGWYAVADPENDIAKIVVLERHRDTGRFSVGFVKGLGIKRGAVGSSVAHDAHNFVVAGADDVSIAAALRTLADMGGGLSVTDGETVKASFALPIGGLMSYLRPEEVSRNLADMENAACDLGVRIAHPFMALSFLCLSVIPELRITDQGYTDITRGGRQKIFVR is encoded by the coding sequence ATCATCATGAACAGACTCGCCGCCGCCGCAAGAGGGGACATCCCCGCCGACATAGTGATACATAATGCACGTATCGCAAACATTTTCACGCAGGAATACGAGTCCGCCGACATCGCAATATATTCCGGGAAAATCGCGGGCATAGGTCATAATTATTCCGGCCATGTGAAATTTGACGCAGAGGGAAGAGCCGTTATTCCCGGAATGATTGACGGACATATTCACATCGAGGACACAATGATGACCCCGCCGGCATTCGCGCAGACAGCCGCGCTTCACGGCACATCTACAGTAATGGCTGACCCTCACGAAATCTCGAACGCTCTCGGAATGTCGGGGCTTGAGTACATGTTCAGGGCCTCTCAGGGACTCCCGGTAGATATATTCTACGGTGCGCCTTCATGCGTTCCTGCCTCAGAGTTTGAGACACCCTACGAGGAGTTAGACATGGCCGCAGTGAAATCAATGTTTGACCGGAATATGACTCAGCATTTAGGGGAGATGATGAATTACCCCGCTGTTATCGCGGGCGACTCTGAAGCCTGGGGCAAAATCATGGCCGCGGGGAATGTTCCGCTGACGGGACACGCTCCGGGGGTTACGGGCAAGGCGTTATGCGCGTACATGTCATCCGGGATTGATTCGGATCATGAATGCACGACGCTTGACGAGGCGCGGGAAAAACTTTCGCGGGGAATGTGGCTGATGATTCGCGAGGGTGCATCATTTCTTGACCTGAAAACGTTATTGCCGCTGGTGAAAGAAAATCCCCTCAACGCCGCCCGCTGTATGGCCGTAAGCGATGACATAACAGCGCGTTACCTTCTTGAGCGCGGACACATGGACGAGAAAATGAGAATCATGATAGGCGAGGGGCTGAATCCATTTGTCGCCCTGAGAATGGTTACGCTGTCCCCCGCCGAGTATTTCCGCCTTCATGACAGAGGGATAATAGCTCCGGGAAAAATCGCGGATTTCGCGGTTCTTGACGCTGAGGAAATGACTCCTGATTTCAGGATTCATTCTGTCTGGAAAAACGGACGGCAGGCAGTCAGGGATGATGATGTATTCTCGGTGAGTGAGTCTGAGCATTTAGCCCCGGCGATTCGCGTGAAGGTTACGAAAGTCCCGACAGCCGAGCAGATTCGCGTTAAAGCTGAAGGGCGCGCAATTAACGTTATCGGCGTAACAGAAGGCACAGTGATAACGCGGACGCTGACTCTTCCCGCCAAAATAGAGGGCTGGTACGCAGTCGCAGACCCTGAGAATGACATCGCAAAAATCGTAGTGCTTGAACGCCACCGGGACACAGGGCGGTTTTCTGTCGGTTTCGTGAAGGGACTCGGCATTAAGCGCGGTGCTGTCGGCTCATCAGTCGCACATGACGCGCATAATTTCGTTGTGGCTGGTGCTGATGATGTGAGCATTGCCGCGGCTCTGCGGACTCTTGCTGACATGGGCGGGGGGCTTTCTGTTACGGACGGCGAAACGGTCAAGGCATCTTTCGCGCTCCCTATCGGCGGACTCATGAGCTACCTGCGCCCGGAGGAAGTCTCCCGGAATCTTGCTGACATGGAGAATGCCGCGTGTGATTTGGGCGTGAGAATCGCTCATCCGTTCATGGCACTGTCATTCCTGTGTTTGAGCGTCATACCTGAGCTGAGAATAACGGATCAGGGATATACAGACATAACACGCGGGGGAAGGCAGAAAATTTTTGTGAGATAA
- a CDS encoding diguanylate cyclase translates to MNNSINIYVAGKNIAGILESVASPPGISCRVFALETGTRITPHAVNVFILRRLPGKIISGAKYILCSKSHDSLTPETLGTLYDLWPEPMTPSLLRFHYAKLLERIALEQLTTSEETEHQKRILEMARQDYLTGLATRWYLQEYIRRNQDEQNVTCIYLDLDNFKKVNDTYGHQAGDRALAATAEMMQQKFSDGFCARMGGDEFMIVLLGMREISDVAEKVSTFMAGLMEYYAGTKTMRALSVSAGISQKTHGDGKSIDQLIHESDMALYEAKKSGRACCKVYNPSLEERNNDESDTEGRKYYLVDFENVHSAGLDGIHKLDADSTVCIFYSRNASNVTSGLNFGMMESKAEIKYQHAEAGNKNALDFQLSSYLGVIITENAGKNCKYYIVSRDSGYSSLIPFWKDKGITVEIISDISGRGLFAQNSLAHKVSILTGEMQLAPQIAGIIRHCKTKMEVNHALQKLCRGTRKNSHIYRAIRPLIDDKPGDIAKPRETQPAEITTKEAGQESQSQE, encoded by the coding sequence ATGAACAACTCCATAAATATATATGTTGCAGGAAAGAATATCGCGGGCATTCTCGAATCTGTCGCCTCTCCTCCGGGGATAAGCTGCCGTGTTTTTGCGCTTGAGACAGGAACGCGCATAACCCCTCATGCGGTCAATGTCTTCATACTCAGGAGGCTTCCCGGAAAAATCATTAGCGGCGCGAAATATATACTATGCAGCAAGAGTCATGATTCGCTCACGCCTGAGACACTCGGCACTCTCTATGATTTGTGGCCTGAGCCGATGACACCCTCCCTGCTGAGATTCCATTACGCGAAATTATTGGAGCGGATAGCACTTGAACAGCTCACAACGTCTGAGGAAACAGAACATCAGAAACGCATTCTCGAAATGGCGAGGCAGGATTATCTTACGGGGCTTGCTACAAGATGGTATCTACAGGAATATATACGCCGGAATCAGGACGAGCAGAATGTTACGTGCATATATTTAGACCTCGACAACTTCAAGAAAGTGAATGACACCTACGGGCATCAGGCGGGCGACAGGGCATTGGCGGCCACAGCGGAAATGATGCAGCAGAAATTCTCGGACGGCTTCTGCGCTCGAATGGGCGGGGACGAGTTCATGATTGTATTGCTGGGAATGCGTGAAATCTCAGACGTTGCGGAGAAAGTCAGCACCTTCATGGCCGGATTGATGGAATATTACGCAGGCACAAAAACTATGCGGGCTTTGTCCGTCAGCGCAGGTATCTCGCAGAAGACTCACGGGGACGGGAAATCTATCGACCAGCTTATTCACGAAAGCGACATGGCACTGTACGAGGCGAAAAAGTCCGGGCGCGCCTGCTGCAAGGTCTACAATCCTTCACTTGAGGAACGCAATAATGATGAGAGTGATACGGAGGGCAGGAAGTATTATCTTGTTGACTTTGAGAATGTACACTCGGCTGGGCTTGACGGGATTCACAAACTTGACGCAGACAGCACCGTTTGCATATTCTACAGCCGTAATGCAAGCAATGTTACATCAGGGCTAAATTTTGGGATGATGGAGTCCAAAGCCGAAATAAAATACCAGCACGCCGAAGCCGGAAACAAGAACGCACTAGATTTTCAGCTCTCGTCATATTTAGGGGTAATCATCACGGAAAACGCCGGGAAAAACTGCAAGTATTACATTGTCTCAAGGGACAGCGGATATTCAAGCCTGATTCCGTTCTGGAAGGACAAAGGGATTACCGTCGAAATAATTTCGGACATCTCCGGCCGGGGTCTTTTCGCTCAAAACTCACTGGCGCATAAAGTCTCAATACTCACCGGGGAAATGCAGCTTGCCCCTCAGATAGCGGGAATAATCCGGCACTGCAAGACGAAAATGGAAGTCAATCACGCACTGCAGAAATTATGCCGGGGGACAAGGAAGAACAGCCATATATACCGCGCAATAAGGCCGCTGATTGACGACAAGCCCGGAGACATCGCAAAGCCCCGCGAAACTCAGCCGGCAGAAATCACGACAAAGGAGGCAGGGCAGGAGTCTCAGTCTCAGGAATAG
- a CDS encoding DUF2922 domain-containing protein, producing the protein MAAGTKLVCTFGTNGDKTASLTFNYAKSGATLASVKALMTAIIVNGAIYENVPLTAKSAKTVTTSENVYDLSA; encoded by the coding sequence ATGGCGGCAGGAACAAAATTAGTCTGCACATTCGGGACAAACGGCGACAAGACAGCTTCATTAACATTCAATTACGCGAAATCGGGCGCGACACTGGCCAGCGTGAAAGCCCTGATGACAGCGATAATAGTAAACGGCGCAATCTACGAGAATGTGCCGCTGACAGCAAAGAGCGCAAAGACCGTAACGACCAGCGAGAACGTCTACGACCTCAGCGCATAA